Part of the Janibacter alkaliphilus genome is shown below.
CGGCCCGGGCGTGGGGTCGGGTGGACGACGCCGCGATCCGCCCGGACGCCCCGGGGAAGCGCAACGCGATGATCGTGCGGGTGGAGCGCGGCTGAGCCGCGGACCCCGTTTGCACTCTCCGGTCGAGAGTGCCAATAATGGGCATTAGCACTCTCATGCTGAGAGTGACAGTCCTGACCGGTCAGGTGAGGGACGCCGCCGCACGGTGACGTGAGCCGCGCGGGAGCGGCCCGTCCGTCGCGGGCACCCCCGGTCGCACCCTTCGATTCGTGTGGAGGAACCACCCGGATGGCCAAGCTCATCGCTTTCGACGAGGAGGCCCGGCGCGGTCTCGAGCGGGGCATGAACACCCTCGCCGACGCCGTCAAGGTCACCCTCGGCCCCAAGGGCCGCAACGTCGTCCTGGAGAAGAAGTGGGGCGCCCCCACGATCACCAACGACGGTGTGTCCATCGCCAAGGAGATCGAGCTCGACGACGCCTACGAGAAGATCGGCGCCGAGCTCGTCAAGGAAGTTGCCAAGAAGACCGACGACGTCGCCGGTGACGGCACGACGACGGCCACCGTGCTCGCCCAGGCGCTGGTTCGCGAGGGCCTGCGCAACGTGGCCGCCGGTGCCAACCCGATGGCCCTGAAGCGGGGCATCGAGAAGGCCACCGCCGCCGTCTCCGACGAGCTGCTCGGGATGGCCAAGGAGATCGAGACCAAGGAGCAGATCGCTGCCACGGCCTCCATCTCCGCCGCCGACAAGGAGATCGGCGCCAAGATCGCCGAGGCCATGGACAAGGTCGGCAAGGAAGGCGTCATCACCGTCGAGGAGTCCAACACCTTCGGCCTCGAGCTTGAGCTCACCGAGGGCATGCGCTTCGACAAGGGGTACATCTCCGGCTACTTCGTCACCGACACCGAGCGCATGGAGACCGTGCTGGAGGACCCCTACGTCCTCATCGCCAACTCCAAGATCGGCAACATCAAGGACCTGCTCCCGCTGCTGGAGAAGGTCATGCAGTCCGGCAAGCCGCTGCTGATCATCTCCGAGGACGTCGAGGGCGAGGCCCTGAGCACCCTCGTGGTCAACAAGATCCGTGGCACCTTCAAGTCGGTCGCCGTCAAGGCGCCGGGTTTCGGTGACCGCCGCAAGGCCATGCTCGCCGACATCGCCATCCTCACCGGTGGTCAGGTCATCTCCGAGGAGGTCGGCCTCAAGCTGGAGAACGCCGACATCGAGCTGCTCGGCAAGGCCCGCAAGGTCGTCGTCACCAAGGACGAGACGACCATCGTCGAGGGCGCCGGCGACGCCGACCAGATCGCCGGTCGGGTCGCCCAGATCAAGGCGGAGATCGAGAACAGCGACTCCGACTACGACCGGGAGAAGCTCCAGGAGCGCCTGGCCAAGCTGGCCGGCGGCGTCGCCGTCATCAAGGCCGGCGCGGCCACCGAGGTCGAGCTCAAGGAGCGCAAGCACCGCATCGAGGACGCGGTGCGCAACGCCAAGGCCGCCGTCGAGGAGGGCATCGTCGCCGGTGGTGGCGTCGCCCTGCTGCAGGCCACGAAGGTCGCCTTCGACAAGCTCTCGCTCACCGGCGACGAGGCCACCGGCGCCAACATCGTGCGCGTCGCGGCCGAGGCCCCGCTCAAGCAGATCGCGGTCAACGCCGGCCTCGAGGGCGGCGTCGTCTCCGAGAAGGTCGCGCACCTGCCCGCCGGCGAGGGGCTCAACGCCGCCACCGGCGAGTACGTCGACATGATCGAGCAGGGCATCATCGACCCGGCCAAGGTCACCCGCAGCGCGCTGCAGAACGCGGCCTCGATCGCCGCGCTCTTCCTCACCACCGAGGCGGTCGTCGCCGACAAGCCGGAGAAGGCCGCCCCGGCCATGCCCGGTGGCGACGAGATGGGTGGCATGGGCTTCTGAGCCCAGACGCCCAGCGTCTCGACCGACAGGCGGCCCTTCCCCACAGGGGGAGGGCCGCCTGTCGTCGTCCTCACAGGCGCCGACGCAGCGGCGTGAGGCTCCCGACGCGTCTGTCATGGTGAGTGGCAGCAACCGGGGGGTTGTTCGTCATCACGATCGGGCCGCGACCGCGGATGCGGCGCGGCCCCGCCCTGGCCCAGACGAACGGGAGTACCCATCACCATGTCCGCACCTGCCGTCCCACGACGCGGTATCACCCGCACCGTCGTCGTCCTCGTCGTCGCCGCGATGCTGCTCATGCTCTCGGGGATCGTCGGTCTCAGCGGTGCCCGGGCGGCCGACTGCACGCCGCGCGCGATCACGGCCGACGAGGTCACTGGCTTCGACGTCTCGGCCACCAACGGCACGGACGAGATCTCGGCGTGGGAGAAGGTACGGGCCTCGCTCGACCTGACTCTCGAGGGCGGCCACTGCGCCGGCGACTCGATCACGGTCACGCTGCCCGCCGAGCTGAACATCTCCAGCTTCCCCGACGGTCAGATCACCGACGCCGACGGCGAGGTCGTGGCCACGACGAGCATCGAGGGCCAGGAGGTGACGATCACCCTCACCGACTATGTCGAGTCCCGGGTGGACGTCACCGCCACCGCGTGGTGGGAGATGCAGATCAACGCCACGATCGAGCCGGGCACGACCCAGGACCTCGTGTGGACCGTCGACGGCGAGACCGTGCGCACCCCGATCCAGGTGGACGAGTGCCCGGGCTGCGGGAACCCGCGGCCGCGACCGGCGAAGTGGGGCCTGCTCCGCGCCGACGGCAGCATCCTCATCCACCTGGAGACCCCGCTGGCCACCCGCGACAACCAGATCATCGAGTTCACCGACACCCTTACCAACGGGGGCCAGCAGATCCGGTGCTCCCGCGCTCCGTGGGGCCAGGCCTTCACCGGCCGCAACCAGGGGGGAGACCTGGAGAACGGGTCGAACCGCGCGGTCCGGATGACCTCCTGCACCGACACCGAGATCTCCGGGCAGATCACCCTGGACGAGGGCGAGCAGGGCCGGGTGTACTTCTACGTCGACGTCGACGACGTCACCGCCGGCCCCTGGCGAGACCGGGCCACGTTCGTCTCCGGCGACCAGACCTGGACGACGACCGCCGAGGTGGTGCGGCGCAGCCAGGGCGGCTCCGGCGACGGTTCCACGACCACGACGGACGACCCCACCACGGACGAGCCGACCACGGACGAGCCGACGACGGACGAGCCGACGACGGACGAGCCGACGACGGACGAGCCGACCTCGGACGAGCCGACCACGGACGAGCCGACCTCGGACGAGCCGACGACGGACGAGCCGACCACGGACGAGCCCACCTCGGACGAGCCGACGACGGACGAGCCCACGACGGACGAGCCGACGACCGACGAGCCGACGACGGACGAGCCCACGACCGACGAGCCGACGACGGAGGGTGCGCCGGTGCCGGTGCCGTCCTTGACCAGCGGCACCCCGGTGCCGGAGGCGGGTGCTCCCCAGGGTGCGGGTTCGCCGCAGGTCCCGGGTGGTGAGGCGCCCACGCCGAGCGTGGTGCGGGACCGATGGTGCGGGTTCGGGCTCGCGCAGCCTGCTGCCCTTCGTGGCGGCCGGGATGCTGCTGGCGGCGGCCGGTGCGCTGGCCCTGCGACCGTTGGCCGCTCGACGGCACTGATCCTGTCGGACCCATCCACGGGCGGCCTTCCCCACCACGGGGAGGGCCGCCCGTGATGCATCTCGCAGCCACGGAGGCAGCGTCCGGGGCCGGCCGTCGCGTCCAGGGTGGTGAGGGCGCGCGGCACCGGGGCACGCACCGGGCCGCCGCCCATCTGGGGGGAGGGGGGTCCTCGCCCGACAGTGCGAAGGAAAGGTATGCCTGCATGACTGAACGAACCGCGCCACGACGAGGAGCCGGCCGTGTCGTCGTCGCCCTGGTCGTCTCTGCCCTGCTGCTGACGATGTCCGGCATCGTCGGCTTGACCAGCGCCAGCGCCGCCGACTGCACCGCCCGCCCGATCACTGCCGACGAGCTCACCGACTTCAGCGTCGAGGCCACCGACGGCTCGGACACCCTCTCCGCGTGGGAGAGCGTGCGCGCCTCGCTCATGCTCGACCTCGAGGACGGGCACTGCGCCGGCGACTCGATCACCGTCTCCATGCCCGAGCAGCTGGGCATCTCCAACTTCCCCGACGGTCAGCTGACCGACGAGGACGGCAACGTCATCGCCACGACGAGCATCGAGGGTCAGGAGGTGACGATCACGCTCACCGACTACGTCGAGACCCACGTCGACGTCTCCGTGGAGGCCTGGTGGCAGCTGCAGATCAACGCCGACCTCGAGCCCGGCACCACCGAGGACCTCATCTGGACCGTGGACGGCGAGACCGTGACCACCCCGGTCGAGGTCGGCCCGTGCCCCAACTGCGACGCGCAGCACACCGACCCGAACAAGTGGGGCACCCCGCGCCCGGACGGCACCATCGTCATCACCATGGAGACGCCGTTGGCCACCCGTGACGACCAGATCTTCGAGTTCACCGACACCCTGACCAACGGTGGCCAGCAGATCCTCTGCGACCGTGGCGCCCGCGCCTACGCCTTCTCCGAGCGCAACCAGTGGGGCGACCCGAGCAACGCCACCGGCACCGCGGTCGACGTCACCGACTGCTCCGCCACGAGCGTCACCGGATCGATCACCCTCGACGAGGGCCAGCAGGCACGCATCAACGTCTGGGTCTCGGTCGACGACCAGAACGCCGGCCCGTGGACCGACTCGGTCACCTTCGTCAGCGGCGGCCAGACCTGGACCGAGACCGCCCGCGTGACCCGGCGCAGCTACGGCGGCGGCGGCAACGGCTCGACCACCCCGACCACGGACGAGCCGACGACGGACGAGCCGACCTCGGACGAGCCGACCTCGGACGAGCCGACCTCGGACGAGCCGACGACGGACGAGCCGACGACGGACGAGCCGACCTCGGACGAGCCGACCACGGACGAGCCGACCTCGGACGAGCCGACGACGGACGAGCCGACCACGGACGAGCCCACCTCGGACGAGCCGACGACGGACGAGCCGACGACGGACGAGCCGACGACCGACGAGCCGACGACGGAGGGTGCGCCGGTGCCGTCCTCGACGAGTGGGTCTCCGGTTCCGGAGGACGGCGCGGCGCCGGCCCCGGGTGGTCCGGGTGCTGAGGCGCCGACCCCGAGCGTGGTGCAGACCGATGGTGCGGGTTCGGGCTCGCGCAGCTTGCTGCCCTTCGCGGCGGCCGGGATGCTGCTGGCGGCGGCCGGTGCGCTGGCCCTGCGACCGCAGGCCGCTCGACGGCACTGACCCGGTCGGACCCATCCACG
Proteins encoded:
- the groL gene encoding chaperonin GroEL (60 kDa chaperone family; promotes refolding of misfolded polypeptides especially under stressful conditions; forms two stacked rings of heptamers to form a barrel-shaped 14mer; ends can be capped by GroES; misfolded proteins enter the barrel where they are refolded when GroES binds) → MAKLIAFDEEARRGLERGMNTLADAVKVTLGPKGRNVVLEKKWGAPTITNDGVSIAKEIELDDAYEKIGAELVKEVAKKTDDVAGDGTTTATVLAQALVREGLRNVAAGANPMALKRGIEKATAAVSDELLGMAKEIETKEQIAATASISAADKEIGAKIAEAMDKVGKEGVITVEESNTFGLELELTEGMRFDKGYISGYFVTDTERMETVLEDPYVLIANSKIGNIKDLLPLLEKVMQSGKPLLIISEDVEGEALSTLVVNKIRGTFKSVAVKAPGFGDRRKAMLADIAILTGGQVISEEVGLKLENADIELLGKARKVVVTKDETTIVEGAGDADQIAGRVAQIKAEIENSDSDYDREKLQERLAKLAGGVAVIKAGAATEVELKERKHRIEDAVRNAKAAVEEGIVAGGGVALLQATKVAFDKLSLTGDEATGANIVRVAAEAPLKQIAVNAGLEGGVVSEKVAHLPAGEGLNAATGEYVDMIEQGIIDPAKVTRSALQNAASIAALFLTTEAVVADKPEKAAPAMPGGDEMGGMGF
- a CDS encoding Ig-like domain-containing protein, with the translated sequence MTERTAPRRGAGRVVVALVVSALLLTMSGIVGLTSASAADCTARPITADELTDFSVEATDGSDTLSAWESVRASLMLDLEDGHCAGDSITVSMPEQLGISNFPDGQLTDEDGNVIATTSIEGQEVTITLTDYVETHVDVSVEAWWQLQINADLEPGTTEDLIWTVDGETVTTPVEVGPCPNCDAQHTDPNKWGTPRPDGTIVITMETPLATRDDQIFEFTDTLTNGGQQILCDRGARAYAFSERNQWGDPSNATGTAVDVTDCSATSVTGSITLDEGQQARINVWVSVDDQNAGPWTDSVTFVSGGQTWTETARVTRRSYGGGGNGSTTPTTDEPTTDEPTSDEPTSDEPTSDEPTTDEPTTDEPTSDEPTTDEPTSDEPTTDEPTTDEPTSDEPTTDEPTTDEPTTDEPTTEGAPVPSSTSGSPVPEDGAAPAPGGPGAEAPTPSVVQTDGAGSGSRSLLPFAAAGMLLAAAGALALRPQAARRH
- a CDS encoding Ig-like domain-containing protein; the protein is MSAPAVPRRGITRTVVVLVVAAMLLMLSGIVGLSGARAADCTPRAITADEVTGFDVSATNGTDEISAWEKVRASLDLTLEGGHCAGDSITVTLPAELNISSFPDGQITDADGEVVATTSIEGQEVTITLTDYVESRVDVTATAWWEMQINATIEPGTTQDLVWTVDGETVRTPIQVDECPGCGNPRPRPAKWGLLRADGSILIHLETPLATRDNQIIEFTDTLTNGGQQIRCSRAPWGQAFTGRNQGGDLENGSNRAVRMTSCTDTEISGQITLDEGEQGRVYFYVDVDDVTAGPWRDRATFVSGDQTWTTTAEVVRRSQGGSGDGSTTTTDDPTTDEPTTDEPTTDEPTTDEPTTDEPTSDEPTTDEPTSDEPTTDEPTTDEPTSDEPTTDEPTTDEPTTDEPTTDEPTTDEPTTEGAPVPVPSLTSGTPVPEAGAPQGAGSPQVPGGEAPTPSVVRDRWCGFGLAQPAALRGGRDAAGGGRCAGPATVGRSTALILSDPSTGGLPHHGEGRP